From the genome of Amycolatopsis sp. NBC_01488, one region includes:
- the pdxR gene encoding MocR-like pyridoxine biosynthesis transcription factor PdxR gives MAVEWAGSGPELLVTIDRESGAGLRSQLEDQLRDAIRAGRLAGGERLPSSRELGRALGLSRGLVQDCYAQLQAEGYLTSRPGSATRVAPVARTAAPPRPSAAERPRHAVADFRHGVPDLRLAPREDWAWAVREVCRTAPNSAFDYGDPIGDRRLREVLAAYLRRVRAVAATADQVVVCGGMAQALVLVLRALAADGVGTIAVEDPGAVRTTTEQAEAAGLAAVPVPVDEDGVDVAALERSGARAVLVTPAHQWPTGVVLAGHRRRELLAWARRHDGVVIEDDYDAEFRYDRDPVGSLQGLDPDRVVSLGTVSKSLAPALRLGWLVAPARLLAKLAHGKQVTDRGSPALDQLALALLIESGRYDRHLRRARAEYAARRETLVAALATHAPGLRVTGLAAGFHAILHLPPGADEERVITRAAERGVGLYGLAPMQSTPSAPRLVLGFGDTPPRSIEAGIAAIADLLSGVE, from the coding sequence ATGGCTGTGGAGTGGGCCGGTTCGGGCCCGGAGCTACTGGTCACGATCGACCGCGAGAGCGGCGCGGGCCTCCGTTCGCAGCTGGAAGACCAGCTGCGCGACGCGATCCGCGCCGGCCGCCTGGCCGGCGGCGAGCGATTGCCGTCGTCGCGCGAGCTGGGCCGCGCCCTCGGGCTTTCGCGGGGCCTCGTGCAGGACTGCTACGCCCAGCTGCAGGCCGAGGGCTACCTGACCAGCCGGCCGGGATCGGCGACGCGGGTGGCGCCGGTCGCCCGGACGGCCGCGCCACCCCGGCCGAGCGCTGCGGAGCGGCCACGGCACGCCGTCGCCGACTTCCGCCACGGCGTCCCCGACCTGCGCCTCGCGCCGCGCGAGGACTGGGCGTGGGCCGTGCGCGAGGTCTGCCGCACCGCGCCGAACAGCGCGTTCGACTACGGCGACCCGATCGGCGACCGGCGGCTGCGGGAGGTGCTCGCGGCGTACCTGCGCCGGGTGCGGGCGGTCGCGGCGACGGCGGACCAGGTCGTCGTCTGCGGCGGCATGGCCCAGGCGCTCGTGCTGGTGCTGCGCGCGCTCGCCGCCGACGGCGTCGGCACCATCGCCGTCGAGGATCCCGGCGCCGTCCGGACGACGACCGAACAGGCCGAGGCCGCCGGCCTGGCCGCCGTGCCCGTCCCGGTCGACGAGGACGGCGTCGACGTCGCCGCGCTCGAACGCAGCGGTGCGCGGGCGGTGCTCGTGACCCCGGCCCACCAGTGGCCCACCGGCGTGGTGCTCGCCGGGCACCGCCGCCGGGAGCTGCTCGCATGGGCGCGGCGGCACGACGGCGTCGTCATCGAAGACGACTACGACGCGGAATTCCGCTACGACCGCGACCCGGTCGGCTCGCTGCAGGGCCTCGACCCCGACCGCGTCGTCTCGCTGGGGACGGTCAGCAAGTCGCTGGCGCCGGCGTTGCGCCTGGGCTGGCTGGTCGCGCCCGCGCGGCTGCTGGCCAAACTGGCGCACGGCAAGCAGGTCACCGACCGCGGGAGCCCGGCCCTCGACCAGCTGGCGCTCGCCCTCCTCATCGAGTCCGGGCGCTACGACCGGCACCTGCGCCGCGCCCGCGCGGAGTACGCGGCCCGGCGCGAGACGCTCGTCGCGGCGCTGGCCACCCACGCACCCGGCCTCCGCGTCACCGGGCTCGCGGCCGGGTTCCACGCGATCCTGCACCTGCCGCCGGGCGCCGACGAGGAGCGGGTGATCACGCGGGCGGCCGAGCGTGGCGTCGGGCTCTACGGCCTGGCGCCGATGCAGAGCACGCCGTCGGCGCCGCGGCTCGTCCTGGGATTCGGCGACACGCCGCCACGCTCGATCGAAGCGGGGATCGCCGCCATCGCGGACCTCTTGTCAGGCGTCGAGTGA
- the mtnA gene encoding S-methyl-5-thioribose-1-phosphate isomerase, with the protein MRRTIDWADGAIVIIDQTALPGEYRLLHLRTVGELIDAVKRLAVRGAPALGAAGALGVALAAHTSEDVRAEAALIATARPTAVNLAWGVERALRKLGQGPAAVLAEALALLTEDEELNKTASKHAAEIVLEECPRRPLRLLSHCNAGRLATVGWGSALGVVWHLHERGLVEEVLVDETRPLLQGARLTAWELAQAKVPYRVQPDGAAAAAMARGLVDCVLVGVDRIAANGDVANKIGTYGLAIAAKHHGVPFVVVAPSSTVDTTLADGAGIAIEERDARELTHYAGTPITPSETQVFNPAFDVPPPPPHELVTAVVTEHGRFEP; encoded by the coding sequence ATGCGCAGGACCATCGACTGGGCCGACGGCGCCATCGTCATCATCGACCAGACCGCGCTGCCCGGCGAGTACCGGCTGCTGCACCTGCGGACCGTCGGCGAGCTGATCGACGCCGTCAAGCGGCTCGCCGTGCGCGGGGCGCCCGCGCTCGGGGCCGCCGGGGCGCTCGGGGTCGCCCTCGCGGCCCACACCAGCGAGGACGTCCGGGCCGAAGCCGCCCTGATCGCCACCGCGCGGCCCACCGCCGTGAACCTCGCCTGGGGTGTCGAACGGGCGCTCCGCAAGCTCGGCCAAGGCCCGGCGGCCGTCCTCGCCGAGGCCCTGGCCCTCCTCACCGAAGACGAAGAACTCAACAAGACCGCGTCGAAGCACGCTGCCGAGATCGTGCTCGAGGAATGCCCGCGCCGGCCGCTGCGGCTGCTGAGTCACTGCAACGCCGGACGGCTCGCCACCGTCGGGTGGGGCAGCGCCCTCGGCGTCGTCTGGCACCTGCACGAGCGCGGGCTCGTCGAAGAGGTCCTCGTCGACGAGACCCGCCCGCTCCTCCAAGGTGCCCGGCTGACGGCGTGGGAGCTCGCGCAGGCGAAAGTCCCCTACCGCGTCCAGCCCGACGGAGCCGCCGCCGCGGCGATGGCGCGCGGCCTGGTCGACTGCGTGCTCGTCGGGGTCGACCGGATCGCCGCGAACGGCGACGTCGCCAACAAGATCGGCACCTACGGCCTAGCCATCGCCGCGAAGCACCACGGCGTGCCGTTCGTCGTCGTCGCTCCGTCGTCCACTGTGGACACCACGCTCGCGGACGGCGCGGGGATCGCCATCGAGGAGCGCGACGCCCGCGAGCTCACCCACTACGCCGGCACGCCGATCACGCCAAGCGAAACGCAAGTCTTCAACCCCGCGTTCGACGTGCCCCCCCCCCCCCCCCACGAACTCGTCACGGCCGTGGTCACCGAGCACGGCCGCTTCGAGCCCTAG
- a CDS encoding DinB family protein: protein MADDEKNTLLTFLRAQRGSVLAILDGLGEDALTTPVLPTGWTPLGMVEHLGYAERHWFQEIVTGTADPLAWPDDHRPLETPRSPDVVFAFYREQCRRSDEIFAATPLSAVPKRRHPTPLADETADLRGVVLHMIEETARHAGHLDVVRELIDGRTGLGPR from the coding sequence GTGGCCGACGACGAAAAGAACACGCTGCTGACGTTCCTCCGAGCCCAGCGCGGCAGCGTCCTGGCGATCCTCGACGGACTCGGCGAGGACGCACTGACGACGCCGGTCCTGCCGACCGGCTGGACCCCGCTCGGCATGGTCGAGCACCTCGGGTACGCCGAGCGGCACTGGTTCCAGGAGATCGTCACCGGAACCGCGGACCCGCTCGCGTGGCCGGACGACCACCGTCCGCTGGAGACGCCCCGATCCCCGGACGTCGTCTTCGCGTTCTACCGGGAACAGTGCCGCCGGTCCGACGAGATCTTCGCCGCGACGCCGCTGTCCGCGGTGCCGAAGCGGCGCCACCCGACGCCGCTCGCGGACGAGACCGCCGACCTGCGCGGGGTCGTCCTGCACATGATCGAGGAGACGGCCCGGCACGCCGGCCACCTGGACGTCGTCCGCGAGCTGATCGACGGCCGCACCGGGCTCGGGCCACGCTAG
- a CDS encoding cytochrome P450 produces the protein MTVTHEPLSYPFNEEAGLDLNEAYAAAREAEGMVRVKMTYGEPAWLATRYADARLVLGDRRFSRAMEKEKDAPRRSPVQREGGILQMDPPDHTRLRTLVAKAFTVRRVELLRPRVASLAAGLIADMKAAGPPADLVDRYALPIPVAVICELLGVPVADRPKFRVWSDAALSTSGLTPEEFERNREELRDYMRGLIAEHRSAPQDDLMTALIEARDTRDRLTELELVDLCVGILVAGHETTASQIPNFVYALLDQLGQWERLVADPDLIPAAVEELLRFVPLGAGASFARFATEDVEVGGVLVKAGEPVLVAVGAANRDRLQFDDADQLRFDRGDQHHLGFGHGVHHCLGAPLARLELQEALRALVTELPGLHLAGDIVWKTQMLVRGPRSMPIGW, from the coding sequence ATGACAGTCACCCATGAGCCGCTTTCGTACCCCTTCAACGAGGAGGCGGGGCTCGACCTCAACGAGGCCTACGCGGCCGCCCGCGAAGCCGAGGGCATGGTCCGGGTCAAGATGACGTACGGGGAGCCGGCGTGGCTGGCCACCCGCTACGCCGACGCCCGGCTGGTGCTCGGCGACCGCCGGTTCTCGCGGGCGATGGAGAAGGAGAAGGACGCGCCGCGCCGCTCACCCGTGCAGCGCGAGGGCGGCATCCTGCAGATGGACCCGCCGGACCACACGCGGCTGCGGACGCTGGTGGCGAAGGCGTTCACGGTGCGCCGCGTCGAGCTGCTCCGCCCGCGCGTCGCCTCGCTGGCGGCCGGGCTGATCGCGGACATGAAGGCCGCCGGCCCGCCCGCCGACCTCGTCGACCGGTACGCGCTGCCGATCCCGGTCGCGGTGATCTGCGAGCTGCTCGGCGTCCCGGTCGCCGACCGGCCGAAGTTCCGCGTCTGGAGCGACGCCGCGCTGTCCACCAGCGGGCTGACGCCCGAGGAGTTCGAGCGCAACCGCGAAGAGCTGCGCGACTACATGCGCGGGCTGATCGCCGAGCACCGGTCGGCACCGCAGGACGACCTGATGACGGCGCTGATCGAGGCGCGCGACACCCGCGACCGGCTGACCGAGCTGGAGCTGGTCGACCTGTGCGTCGGCATCCTCGTCGCCGGCCACGAGACCACCGCGAGCCAGATCCCCAACTTCGTCTACGCGCTGCTCGACCAGCTCGGGCAGTGGGAGCGGCTGGTCGCCGACCCGGACCTGATCCCGGCCGCCGTCGAAGAGCTGCTTCGGTTCGTGCCGCTGGGCGCGGGAGCCAGCTTCGCGCGCTTCGCGACCGAAGACGTCGAGGTCGGCGGCGTGCTCGTGAAGGCGGGGGAGCCGGTGCTGGTGGCGGTCGGCGCGGCCAACCGCGACCGGCTGCAGTTCGACGACGCGGACCAGCTGCGCTTCGACCGCGGCGACCAGCACCACCTCGGCTTCGGCCACGGCGTCCACCACTGCCTGGGCGCGCCGCTGGCCCGGCTCGAGCTGCAGGAGGCGCTGCGCGCTCTGGTCACCGAGCTGCCGGGGCTGCACCTGGCCGGCGATATCGTGTGGAAGACGCAGATGCTCGTCCGCGGACCGCGGTCGATGCCGATCGGATGGTGA
- a CDS encoding cytochrome P450 — MTTTEETPRLPFARANALAIAPDYEALRRQAPISRVLTPAGDPAWLVTSYEEAKEIFRDKRFGRSHPAPEQASRISHAAVQDGPSGDFETEEREHKRMRRMLAPAFSAPRMRALGDRIAELTDRCLDDLQGARDADPGKPVDLTDFLAFPLPVLVICELLGVPYADREKFRGLSERIARMDGGDDAQAAMTEFKAYMTKLADAKRVDPQPDVISDMVAVQADDPTFTDDDLARMGAGLLFAGHETTSTRIAMGTLFLLSDPARRDRFAADPEGEVNQTVEEILRLTATSGTGLLRYAHEDVEVAGTRIMRGDAVLISSDSANRDAAVFADPDEFDPGRTPNVHLAFGTGAHVCIGANLARTELRTVFPKLFSRFPGLRLAAGIDEIPVRVNRVAGGVDAVPVTW, encoded by the coding sequence ATGACCACCACCGAAGAGACGCCGCGCCTCCCCTTCGCGCGGGCGAACGCGCTCGCGATCGCGCCGGACTACGAAGCCCTTCGCCGGCAGGCCCCGATCAGCCGGGTGCTCACCCCGGCCGGCGACCCGGCGTGGCTGGTGACCTCGTACGAAGAGGCCAAGGAGATCTTCCGCGACAAGCGCTTCGGCCGGTCGCACCCCGCGCCGGAGCAGGCGTCGCGCATCTCGCACGCCGCGGTGCAGGACGGCCCGAGCGGCGACTTCGAAACCGAGGAACGCGAGCACAAGCGAATGCGCCGGATGCTCGCGCCCGCGTTCTCCGCGCCCCGCATGCGCGCCCTCGGCGACCGGATCGCCGAGCTGACCGACCGCTGCCTCGACGACCTGCAGGGCGCCCGCGACGCCGACCCCGGAAAGCCGGTCGACCTGACCGACTTCCTCGCGTTCCCGTTGCCGGTGCTGGTGATCTGCGAACTGCTCGGCGTGCCCTACGCCGACCGCGAGAAGTTCCGCGGGCTGTCCGAGCGGATCGCGAGGATGGACGGCGGTGACGACGCCCAGGCGGCCATGACCGAGTTCAAGGCCTACATGACGAAGCTGGCCGACGCCAAGCGCGTGGACCCGCAGCCCGACGTCATCTCCGACATGGTCGCGGTCCAGGCCGACGACCCGACGTTCACCGACGACGACCTCGCCCGGATGGGCGCCGGCCTGCTGTTCGCCGGCCACGAGACGACGTCCACCCGGATCGCGATGGGCACGCTGTTCCTGCTCAGCGACCCCGCCCGCCGCGACCGCTTCGCCGCCGACCCCGAAGGCGAGGTGAACCAGACGGTCGAGGAGATCCTTCGGCTGACTGCCACCAGCGGGACCGGCCTGCTGCGCTACGCCCACGAGGACGTCGAGGTCGCCGGGACGCGCATCATGCGCGGCGACGCCGTGCTCATCTCCAGCGATTCGGCCAACCGCGACGCGGCGGTGTTCGCCGACCCGGACGAGTTCGACCCGGGTCGCACGCCGAACGTCCACCTGGCCTTCGGCACCGGCGCGCACGTCTGCATCGGCGCCAACCTGGCGCGCACCGAGCTGCGGACGGTGTTCCCCAAGCTGTTCTCGCGGTTCCCGGGCCTGCGGCTGGCGGCCGGGATCGACGAGATCCCGGTGCGCGTCAACCGTGTCGCCGGCGGGGTCGACGCCGTGCCCGTGACCTGGTGA
- a CDS encoding RidA family protein encodes MTIERQNPPGLHTPPGYHHVTVTGSRRTVYLAGQCPLAADGSVVEGLLPQVDQVVANTSTALNSAGASPAHVVRTVIYVVATDRPVLSAVWDRFTKSEIGAAFTSASTLVGVAQLGYPGQLVELDVTAALD; translated from the coding sequence GTGACCATTGAACGGCAGAACCCGCCGGGGCTGCACACGCCGCCGGGCTACCACCACGTGACAGTCACCGGCTCGCGCCGGACGGTGTACCTGGCCGGCCAGTGCCCGCTGGCGGCGGACGGCTCGGTGGTCGAGGGCCTGCTTCCCCAGGTCGACCAGGTGGTGGCCAACACATCGACGGCGCTGAATTCCGCGGGCGCGTCCCCGGCGCACGTGGTCCGGACGGTGATCTACGTGGTGGCAACGGACCGCCCGGTGCTGTCGGCGGTGTGGGACCGCTTCACGAAGTCGGAGATCGGAGCGGCGTTCACCTCGGCGAGCACGCTGGTGGGGGTGGCTCAGCTGGGCTACCCGGGCCAGCTGGTGGAGCTGGACGTGACGGCGGCGCTGGACTGA
- a CDS encoding PadR family transcriptional regulator yields MWIEILLLSKLAREPMHGYELRKAVEASTGHTLSNNSLYPTLRRFVDSAAVSRSAEEQEAKPPRHVYTITDVGRELLHDLLADFPAELALNEPEFLARVGNFGRLSTDERARVVEVRKRALLAEQARLTGLAAGQADPWGRAALHHVLGKFDAELRWLADLETELRRDA; encoded by the coding sequence GTGTGGATCGAGATCCTCTTGCTGTCGAAGCTGGCCCGCGAGCCGATGCACGGCTACGAACTCCGCAAGGCCGTGGAGGCGTCGACGGGCCACACCTTGTCGAACAACTCGCTTTACCCGACCCTGCGGCGCTTCGTCGACTCGGCCGCGGTGAGCCGCAGCGCGGAGGAGCAGGAGGCCAAACCGCCGCGGCACGTCTACACGATCACCGACGTCGGCCGCGAACTGCTGCACGACCTGCTCGCGGACTTCCCCGCCGAGCTGGCGCTCAACGAACCGGAGTTCCTGGCCAGGGTCGGGAACTTCGGCCGGCTGAGCACGGACGAACGCGCCCGCGTGGTCGAGGTCCGGAAACGGGCCCTGCTCGCCGAACAGGCCCGGCTCACCGGGCTCGCCGCCGGGCAGGCCGACCCGTGGGGCCGCGCGGCGCTGCACCACGTGCTCGGGAAGTTCGACGCCGAGCTCCGCTGGCTCGCCGACCTCGAAACCGAACTGAGGAGAGACGCATGA
- a CDS encoding helix-turn-helix domain-containing protein, translating to MPLSRPGPPGELDPSGVTTLTQLAALLRQCRVRAGNPSLRDIERLGEKRGQVLPRSTVAGVLAGRRGPRRDLFLALLTAFGIPEDDRAAWTNAWEKAVAGEPDADGEPAPDFWRFPPGEPVMITCGRIPESMVSNFSATDPRDPDHVDLLTYADLDALVHLYGHIRALNPLHDVKFATTSDLQPADYSSHLVMIGGSDFNLLTRDMFSTLRLPVKMSPRLPETDWLGLEVANGDGTQRFSPVLGDEYGARIPHEDVILFFRGVNPLDRRRTITICAGMYARGTLAAVRCLTDPVLGPRNQAYLRHQVGANLHFGFVARAFVIDRVVAPPDLTDPGHRLYEWMRPE from the coding sequence ATGCCGCTTTCCCGACCCGGCCCACCCGGTGAACTCGACCCGTCCGGGGTCACGACGCTCACCCAGCTGGCCGCGTTGCTCCGGCAATGCCGGGTGCGCGCCGGGAATCCGTCACTGCGCGACATCGAGCGGCTCGGCGAAAAACGGGGGCAAGTGCTGCCCCGCTCGACCGTGGCCGGGGTCCTCGCCGGGCGGCGCGGGCCCCGACGGGATCTGTTCCTGGCCCTGCTGACCGCGTTCGGAATTCCGGAAGACGACCGGGCGGCGTGGACGAACGCCTGGGAAAAGGCCGTCGCCGGCGAGCCGGACGCCGACGGTGAACCGGCACCCGATTTCTGGCGTTTCCCACCGGGCGAACCGGTGATGATCACCTGCGGGCGGATCCCGGAATCGATGGTCAGCAATTTCTCGGCGACCGATCCACGGGATCCCGACCACGTCGATCTGCTCACCTACGCCGACCTGGACGCGCTGGTCCACCTGTACGGCCACATTCGTGCCCTGAACCCGCTGCACGACGTGAAGTTCGCGACGACGAGCGATCTGCAGCCCGCGGACTACTCCAGTCACCTGGTGATGATCGGCGGCTCGGACTTCAACTTGCTGACCCGCGACATGTTCTCCACCCTGCGCCTGCCCGTGAAGATGTCGCCGCGCCTCCCGGAAACCGACTGGCTCGGCCTGGAAGTCGCCAACGGGGACGGGACGCAGCGGTTCAGCCCCGTCCTCGGCGACGAATACGGCGCGCGCATCCCCCACGAGGACGTCATCCTGTTCTTCCGCGGCGTCAACCCGCTCGACCGGCGGCGCACCATCACGATCTGCGCGGGCATGTACGCCCGCGGCACCCTGGCCGCGGTCCGCTGCCTGACCGACCCGGTGCTCGGGCCGCGGAACCAGGCGTACCTGCGGCACCAGGTCGGCGCGAACCTGCACTTCGGGTTCGTCGCGCGGGCGTTCGTCATCGATCGCGTGGTGGCGCCGCCGGACCTGACCGACCCCGGGCACCGGCTCTACGAGTGGATGCGGCCGGAATGA
- a CDS encoding ferredoxin → MSWHVEVDEHTCIGSGMCAALLPEVFVLDGAVAQTAVSDVDADETVLDAADSCPAMAITVTDGGREIGPRP, encoded by the coding sequence ATGAGCTGGCACGTGGAAGTCGACGAACACACCTGCATCGGGTCGGGGATGTGTGCCGCCCTGCTGCCGGAGGTGTTCGTCCTCGACGGCGCGGTGGCGCAGACGGCGGTTTCCGACGTGGACGCCGACGAGACGGTGCTGGACGCGGCGGACTCGTGCCCGGCGATGGCGATCACGGTGACCGACGGCGGCCGCGAGATCGGGCCGCGTCCCTAG
- a CDS encoding MFS transporter: MTADLRIRPKLVSRALLVRFVSIFGSSIGFYLPLSVVPLFAKQTGSDSGAGLATVALLLATVAAELVTPRLVARVGYRWALAGGLVLLGAPTLLLTAGSDVRVIVGVSVVRGIGFAIAVVAGGAVTALLIPADRRGEGLALVGIVGGIPGLLALPAGVWAAAHWGFTPVFVVTTVATLLALLSVPGLPRHAATPQEDGGVLAGLRNPALTRPATIFAVSAAAVGVLVTFLPLAASGRPAWVAASALLAQPAAATAARWVAGRLGDRHGPGLLLLPGVVLSAVGMAAIAATGTPVLVIGGALVLGAGFGALQNATLTLMYARVPAGGESAVSAIWNAAYDLGMAAGALGAGLVVGSVGYPVTFVLAAVVIVPALALVRRDRRP; encoded by the coding sequence ATGACCGCTGACCTGCGAATCCGGCCGAAGCTGGTGTCCCGCGCCCTGCTCGTGCGCTTCGTCTCGATCTTCGGCTCGTCGATCGGCTTCTACCTGCCGCTTTCGGTCGTGCCGCTGTTCGCGAAGCAGACCGGCTCCGACAGCGGCGCCGGACTGGCGACGGTCGCGCTGCTGCTCGCCACCGTGGCGGCCGAGCTGGTGACGCCGCGGCTGGTCGCCCGGGTCGGCTACCGGTGGGCGCTGGCCGGCGGGCTGGTCCTGCTCGGCGCGCCGACGCTGCTGCTGACGGCCGGCTCCGACGTGCGGGTGATCGTCGGGGTGAGCGTGGTGCGCGGGATCGGGTTCGCGATCGCCGTCGTCGCCGGCGGTGCCGTCACCGCGCTGCTGATCCCGGCCGACCGGCGCGGCGAAGGGCTCGCGCTCGTCGGGATCGTCGGCGGGATCCCGGGCCTGCTGGCCCTGCCGGCCGGGGTGTGGGCCGCGGCGCACTGGGGCTTCACCCCGGTGTTCGTGGTGACGACGGTGGCCACCCTGCTCGCGCTGCTGTCGGTGCCCGGCCTGCCGCGCCACGCCGCGACACCGCAGGAAGACGGCGGCGTCCTCGCGGGCCTGCGCAACCCCGCGCTGACCCGCCCGGCGACGATCTTCGCGGTGTCGGCCGCCGCGGTCGGCGTCCTGGTCACGTTCCTGCCGCTCGCCGCTTCGGGCCGGCCCGCGTGGGTCGCCGCGAGCGCGTTGCTCGCCCAGCCCGCGGCGGCCACCGCCGCCCGCTGGGTCGCCGGCCGGCTCGGCGACCGCCACGGCCCGGGTCTCCTGCTGCTGCCGGGCGTCGTCCTCTCCGCCGTCGGAATGGCGGCGATTGCGGCCACCGGCACGCCGGTCCTGGTGATCGGCGGGGCGCTCGTGCTGGGCGCCGGGTTCGGCGCGCTGCAGAACGCGACGCTGACGCTGATGTACGCCCGCGTCCCGGCCGGCGGCGAGAGCGCGGTGAGCGCGATCTGGAACGCCGCGTACGACCTCGGCATGGCGGCGGGCGCGCTCGGCGCCGGGCTGGTCGTCGGCTCGGTGGGCTACCCGGTGACGTTCGTCCTCGCGGCCGTGGTGATCGTCCCGGCGCTGGCGCTGGTCCGCCGCGACCGCCGTCCCTGA
- a CDS encoding Fpg/Nei family DNA glycosylase produces the protein MPELPEVELARQVLADAIGREIRDVDDHDDWVCRPHAPGDLAAALRGGRLTEAHRRGKTLWCETEGGDGRPGPNLGLHLGMAGQLRFGGRSGPPGPKRFRGREEKPEWFRFGLTFADGEQLRLFDTRRLSRVRLDPDLDALGPDAGEVSRADFRARVGRGRAPVKARLLDQSVLAGIGNLLADETLWQAAVSPSRPVNELADDDLTNLHKALRKALRAAIKHGGVHTGEIIGHRRTGDHCPRCGAEMAHGTVGGRSTWWCAKEQA, from the coding sequence GTGCCGGAACTGCCCGAAGTGGAGCTCGCCCGCCAGGTCCTCGCCGACGCCATCGGGCGCGAGATCCGGGACGTCGACGACCACGACGACTGGGTCTGCCGTCCGCACGCGCCCGGCGACCTGGCCGCCGCGTTGCGGGGCGGGCGGCTCACCGAGGCGCACCGGCGGGGCAAGACGCTCTGGTGCGAAACCGAAGGCGGCGACGGCCGGCCCGGCCCGAACCTCGGCCTGCACCTCGGGATGGCCGGGCAACTGCGGTTCGGCGGCCGAAGCGGACCGCCCGGGCCGAAACGCTTCCGCGGCCGCGAAGAGAAGCCCGAGTGGTTCCGGTTCGGGCTCACTTTCGCCGACGGCGAACAGCTGCGGCTGTTCGACACCCGCCGGCTCAGCCGGGTGCGGCTCGACCCCGACCTCGACGCGCTCGGCCCGGACGCCGGCGAGGTGTCGAGGGCGGACTTCCGCGCGCGCGTCGGCCGGGGGCGGGCGCCGGTGAAGGCGCGGCTGCTGGACCAGTCCGTGCTGGCCGGGATCGGGAACCTGCTGGCCGACGAAACCCTGTGGCAGGCGGCGGTGAGCCCGTCCCGGCCGGTGAACGAGCTGGCCGACGACGACCTCACGAACCTCCACAAGGCACTCCGGAAGGCGCTGCGCGCGGCGATCAAGCACGGCGGCGTCCACACGGGCGAGATCATCGGCCACCGCCGCACGGGCGACCACTGCCCCCGCTGCGGCGCGGAGATGGCGCACGGCACGGTCGGCGGCCGGTCGACCTGGTGGTGCGCGAAGGAACAGGCGTAG
- a CDS encoding PIG-L family deacetylase produces the protein MATLVTFHAHPDDECLRTAGVMAKAVAEGHRVVLVVATRGEVGEVPEGFLAEGEQLWERRVRESHAAAEILGVERVEFLGYRDSGMMGESTNDDPACFWQADVEKAAEQLAAILREESADVLTVYDDNGDYGHPDHIQVHRVGVRAAELAGTARVFQATFNREFMQRGFESAVEQGLMPPEAAPKPPENVEFGKPEAEITAAVDVSKYVGLKRAAMRAHPSQISEDMFMLAMPDDAFTFAFGTEWFIRAGQGPGITETDLLAGL, from the coding sequence ATGGCAACACTGGTCACCTTCCACGCCCACCCGGACGACGAATGCCTGCGCACCGCCGGGGTGATGGCCAAGGCCGTCGCCGAGGGGCACCGCGTCGTGCTCGTCGTCGCCACCCGGGGCGAGGTCGGCGAAGTCCCCGAGGGCTTTCTCGCCGAGGGCGAACAACTGTGGGAGCGGCGCGTGCGCGAGTCGCACGCGGCCGCGGAGATCCTGGGCGTCGAACGCGTCGAGTTCCTCGGCTACCGCGACTCCGGGATGATGGGCGAATCGACGAACGACGACCCGGCGTGCTTCTGGCAGGCGGACGTCGAAAAGGCGGCCGAGCAGCTGGCAGCGATCCTGCGCGAGGAATCGGCCGACGTGCTGACGGTGTACGACGACAACGGCGACTACGGCCACCCGGACCACATCCAGGTCCACCGCGTGGGCGTCCGCGCGGCAGAGCTGGCGGGCACGGCCCGCGTGTTCCAGGCGACGTTCAACCGCGAGTTCATGCAGCGCGGCTTCGAATCGGCGGTGGAGCAGGGGCTGATGCCCCCGGAGGCGGCCCCGAAGCCACCGGAGAACGTGGAGTTCGGCAAACCGGAAGCCGAGATCACGGCGGCGGTCGACGTGTCGAAGTACGTGGGGCTGAAGCGCGCGGCGATGCGGGCCCACCCGAGCCAGATCAGCGAGGACATGTTCATGCTGGCGATGCCGGACGACGCGTTCACGTTCGCGTTCGGGACGGAGTGGTTCATTCGAGCCGGGCAGGGGCCGGGGATCACGGAGACGGACTTGCTGGCCGGGCTGTAG